One genomic segment of Gossypium arboreum isolate Shixiya-1 chromosome 3, ASM2569848v2, whole genome shotgun sequence includes these proteins:
- the LOC108464905 gene encoding 21 kDa protein-like, giving the protein MKPLFSVPFLTFLFFYFYSVPTLGSYVYDASATTTTVINSTDFIRTSCYATLYPDICYTSLYGYANAIQQDPARLARAAISVSLSKARNMAVYVSNLSREADYGADPRASAALHDCFSNMGDAVDEIRGSLKQMQQVVAPGSESFRFQMGNVQTWMSAALTDEETCTDGFEDVADGPMKTEVCKRAAKVKKFTSNALALVNSYAEKGTM; this is encoded by the coding sequence ATGAAACCCCTCTTCTCCGTCCCATTCTTAaccttcctcttcttctatttctACTCAGTCCCGACCCTCGGTTCCTACGTATACGACGCTAGCGCCACCACCACCACCGTCATCAACTCTACAGATTTCATTCGTACAAGCTGCTACGCCACCTTGTATCCCGATATTTGCTATACTTCCCTTTATGGCTATGCCAACGCCATCCAACAAGACCCAGCTCGTCTAGCTCGTGCTGCCATTAGTGTCAGCCTCTCTAAAGCTCGTAACATGGCAGTCTACGTCTCTAACCTCTCCCGCGAAGCCGATTACGGCGCCGACCCAAGAGCCAGCGCAGCCTTGCACGACTGTTTCTCGAACATGGGTGATGCAGTGGATGAAATCCGTGGGTCGCTGAAGCAAATGCAACAGGTGGTGGCTCCAGGTTCGGAGTCTTTCAGGTTCCAAATGGGGAATGTCCAGACATGGATGAGCGCGGCTTTGACGGATGAGGAGACGTGTACGGACGGATTCGAGGATGTGGCGGATGGGCCAATGAAGACGGAGGTCTGCAAGAGGGCGGCTAAAGTGAAGAAGTTTACGAGCAATGCTTTGGCGTTGGTTAATAGTTACGCAGAAAAGGGTACAATGTAA